The DNA segment TTCTGCAGCCCACACACTTTGGAATGCACCTTTATTTACTCTACACACAGACTGCAAGTGCAATTAAaaacagctgtttaaagtatttCCCCCCCGATATTACACAGCAAGTGGAAAGTAGTGGTGGTTTGTACATGTGCCCTCTAGAAAGACGACGTGAGGATACAGGAGGGTTTGTTCAGATTGGATGAGAGAGATCTGAAAATCGCCATGTCAATATTTAGGGCCGGACAGGAAATAGTATTTAATGTGACTGTACTTGACAAAATGTTCCTTTGTTTGCTCAGTGCTTCCACCTCGTGATGAAATGCAGCTAGTGCTCAGGATCTATAATCAGAGGACAGCATCGTCATAGGAGAACAAACCTTCTAGATATGTAAATAAAAGTCTGTATTAATATGGGTCATATAAATTAAATGTCACACGAATatagaaaaacattcaaaaaaacATCGTCCCAAGGCCCTGTTAATAAAAACTCTTTATAATGTAATCTTTAAACTTGTAGACTGTATTTTACAgtacaaataatataaatgctTTTAATTTATATTATGGGTTTGGTGCAATttaatatgtataaatacaaattgtCCTAATTTGACTCTCTAaacaatcatattttattttatcatgaaTTCTTCTCCCATTGATGAAACTGTCCTTCTCTTATTATATTTCCTGAACTAATCACACGAGCTGTGACAATAGGAACAAGCTTAACATCCAATATAATCTGTAAATTAAAGCCAACACAGCCGATTACGTGCCAAGATTCAAGATTTGCCTTGAACTCGATGGCGGAGCAACCAAAGAACCTTCACCTGCTTTGTTAttagaaatatataattttttacacGTGTGGATTTTAGTTTGTACTCACTACTGTGCCTCTGACGTCACTGTGCTGCGGTCACTATCACATCCTGTAGCTGAACACTTGGTGTCGTTTACTCTTCACATTTGAATTATTACGAGTGTGCAAATGAAGCCACTGGGGGACGTGGCACCATTACTTCCATACTTGCTGAACAGTGCTGTGTTGTTCATTGTATTGTCTAAGTTATTGTTGTTAGGAGTCAGTATTCCCcctccagccaccaggggacacTGTGCACCTTTAATTGTATTTAACATGCAACTTCCCACCAGCCCTGGTGGCTGCAGAGACACTGATTCAGCAAAGATGCAGAGTGATGGTGAGATGCACTCAGTCGGCTACAGTCGTATATTTCCACTAGTGGCACTAATCGtaaacctgtgtgtgagtgtgtgtgtgtgtgtgtgtgtgtgtgtgtgtgtgtgtgtgtgtaaatgaagaTATAGGATCAGGATTGCAGGTCAGAAACAGGTGTTTGCTGGTTGTgctaaaataaatacacaaaaggtAAATGGTCAgttgtcatttttttcaaaattttttaaaaaacataatgagAATTTCACACAATTTTCCAACACAGCAAACATTCAATAATTTGAGAAAACAATCGATatattgataatgaaaataattaagaTTTTTATACGATCACGTGAACATCCTGCTCTTTAACCTCAAAGCAGAGAATGAAGGATTATCCCACTGTAGTGAAGTACTGAGAAGTACTACCACAATATACTGCAGTAAATAAACTCACTGCTTTTAAAACACTACTTCAAGTATAGTTGGATAAAAGTTAAATTCGTCCAAATGGTGAGAAAaatctgttgaatttatgtttttcttttcgtgtgtgaaatatttggataattttacatttttaaacgtGTATTTAAACTTtctccatgttcacactcactcaaacatcagactcactttaatccagctgctggtttgttgttgcttttctttctagTGTCTGTGTGAAATAAACACGCTTCACAAatcgtttttatttatttaatccatttttaataaataaatacagaaaaataggTTCATGGCTCCATAAGAGACGTGGTCCTGGTTCTAATTCAGGTCAGCAGCCGCGCGGAGGAGAGGCCGGCTGCAGTCACACAGGAGTAATGGGATTTCATCCCTCGTCTGCACACATTTGATGCTTCCACAGATGATGAAATGCGAATAAATAATCAGATTTCACGTGACGTCCGCACTTTATATCGACAGCGACCGACCCACCACGGGTCACAAGTTAAAAATCCAATTTGTTCGAACCCACAAAGCTGCAGTGACCGACGGGAATAATCTCAGTTTAAGTGTAAGAGAGAATGTAGCTTACTGTACAGCTTTGGTCTTCTGTTGCTCTGCAAACCTCACGTCCGAGGTCGAGCAGACGGAAACACACGGCGGTAAAATAACACCACACACGGACTCCTCAGCTACACAACACTGTGTTTCTACTGTCTGTGCCTGTAGAAAGCACCTGAAGGTACAGTTACACCAGGACGACGTCCCGTCAGACCCAAGACACACGGAGGTATTTTGTGataaataacagtaataacATGCACAAAGTCACATTATCTCTTCGGTTAATTAATATCTCtgtcacatttataaaaaaaaaaacaaatagaggAACATCATGTCTGCAcatccaaaataaaactgttatcaTCTATGTTCAGTGTCTTTAAAAACTACAGGTTCAAATACGGTGGAAGACCTGCATCCGTATCAATGGTCCAATAAACAGTATCATACATATGTTAGGACGAGTCAATATATCAATAAGAGAAAATTATATCATCTCAGGCTTCAGCATATATAAcatcatatatcatattataGACTGTGtattaaagatggacgacgacgtgaagccaaaatatcagtAAAATACCAACGACGTGAAAgaattacaaaatctgaacgtgaaatcaataaatcctGCTCTCAAAGTGAAAAACCACGCTCGTGAGttaagagagaaacaaaaaaaacacccgTACACACACTCGTCCAATCacgagtcagcctcagctgtcaatcatgacgtttcaccctgttgtTATATCATCAGATaactaatgaaaaacaaacttatcTGAAACATCAGTGTCATAACAAAtacctaaagtgacagaaacaatctttgagaaTATTTCTTCAtgttggtttggtccatgtcccatctgctaacatggaggtgtttttgacctatattgcagccagccaccagggggcgaacgagatgatttggcttcacttttgtcgtccatctttattcacagtctgtgcATCAtatctcatatatatatatatatctaacaGTCTCAGTCTGTATGAAGTTTATATTAAAAGCTTTTAAAGCAACACGAGACGCAGGTTGTGCAAAGGGAAGAGGAAACGTCTCTCAACGTTTATTCTAATGCgttataaaatatgaaatcatgGTTCTACTAAGTGCACGTGCGAGAACATTTCGACCTTTCCACGGCTCCTTGCAGGCAGATCCAAAATTATCATTGTAGGCACCTCGAGAACGAACGACAGACGATAGCTTATTCAGTACAAACAGTTGCAGGCGTCCGTCTCTTTCTCGTCGTCTTTCTTCGGCGTCGTGTTCAGTTTCCGGCGACTCGGTCGTTCTGCGGCTGCTCCGGTGCACAGCAGCAAATGGATGAGGTTCTACtgaagctgatttcagacatgcactgacagcGGAGCATTTTGTTCCACAAATCATCCGGAGCGGTTGCACGTGAGAACACAAACGTCCGGGTCAGTCGCTCCggatattttctggaacttctcctgccagccccccccaAGTGTGTGAGCCAATGtgaagaatacagcaggaacgAAAAGCAGGAAACTTCTCAGCGAGTGAGGGAGTTGGTGACGTTTATAAATCACACAGTGGACGccaaactggaagaacacaaatatctagAGCGGTGTCTCGATCCAGATGTTGCATTTAAGGACCGACTGTGTCACAGCTTTCATCCCAGAAACAAACCGTTTTTCAAAGATTCGATGGCGCCGGCGAGCGATGAGACGTCCGATGTTTgagtatcaggcttcaactcaagCGAACAGCTAACGGATGTTGAACCAGCTCATCCCGCCCTTACTGCTGTTGCCCAGCGGGACATTAAAACGGTCGTGTCCCGAGTAGCGCCTCAACGGTATCGATGGTCAGCAAACTATCAAAACCTGCATTGAGTTTCAACCCAAAGACTTGTGGAATGTTCGCTGTGGGACACGTGGAGCGTGCGTCTCCCTGAAGACGAAAGAGGCGTCACGCGTAGAAGACGCTGACGGAGACgtcaacttgaaaagacaaCGAGGTTCGAGAGCTTTTGACGAGAAGGGGCCGACGCAGAAATTCTCAATCACTGTGATTTCCGCAGCAGACTTCAAACGccacgtcctgcctcctgctgctctacacaggccccgcccctcttcaaactcctgctgcttctgcacatgtgaaagacaaactctggaaaacgTCCAGACCTCTAtcagtccatgtctgaaacGATATAGGTCTGACCGTGAGCACGTGAGCGTGACGCTACAGAGCGAGTGTTAGTATGAAGCCGCACACGGCCTCGGCTCTCACGCCTCAaggtctctgcagcagaggggCTCAGCAGGGAGCTCAGCAGCCGCTTCCCAGGGTTCGTGCTCCGCAGTCGACCACCTGCCGAATGCCAAACAGCCGGCGTGTCCCCAGTGGTCGAGCGGCACATCCCAGGTCGCGCCCCGGCTGGTTTACACTCACAGCACATGGCAGCAGTTGTACTGAGCCAGCGGCAGGATCTTGGGCTTGTTGTGTGCCGGCATGTTGAGGGCCAGAGCCTTCTCACACAGAGGGAACTGAAAGAGTCTCTCACGCAGCTTCAAGCTGTGTCGCTTCCCCTGCTCCACCCGCGGAGCCGCCTCCCCCAGTGCATTGTGGGGTTGCGATCTGTCCGTCAACAGGTCGTCTCGTGCCCCGTCCTCggttttttcctctccctctctcgctgcCTTTGACGCCTCTTTGCAGTCGAGGCTGGCGGAGGATGCAGGGACGGAGGGAGGCggtttgttggtgttgttgttaggctccgcctcctcctcgcCATCCTCTGCAGTGGAGTCTGGTTGCCCCTGACAACACGGGACCACCAACCCAGGCAGAGACCACGATGGGCCTTCAGGAGTTTCACTGACCGACTTGTCTCCATGACTGACGGGTTGGTCTGAAATAACACAaccactgtcttttctctctattTCCATCTTCACGTctgctttctcctcctcttcctcctctattGTCTCTGCTGAGCTTCCTGACTCTTCCTCTCCCATGACGTGATCTGCGTCATCAAGCATCTGCTCAGCTTCTGTCACTGGTTCTGTCATTAACAGAGACGCCAAAcgttctccctcctcctcctcctcctcctcctcctcctcttcctcctcctcttcctcacagaTCTGCTGCAGTGCAGGCAGGTTCTTGGTAACCGGAGGCTCCTCGGCGGGAGGTGGAcggagggtgagggtgaggctCGGCTGCCAGGGCCCGGGGAAAGCCTGCTGAGGTGGGGGCCTCGCAGCCAGCAGGTCCCCGCACTCGGGGACTCCTGAGCGGGGAGAGCTGAGGGACAGGGCCCCTGAGAGCCAGTGTGGCGGGGCCTCGGGGCTGAGCAGCACGTTGTCCAGACCCTGCAGCCAGTCGTGAGCCTGGATCTCCTCAAGCGAGGCTCGACGACACGGATCCTTCTGGAGCATCCTGGAGATCAGACTGAGAGGAAAGACAGAAGGATTACTTGTTTTGTAAAGAGGACATGAGGTGATCACCAGAGTCAATGACCTGATTCAGAGCTCGCTCAGCTCCACACTTAACTATGAACCAAAATAGCTTGAAACCCATAATGTCTAATGACCAGAAGCTTGCTCTGTTCCCCGctgcacattttctcaaagcAGCGTCAGGTGACCGAGTCATCTGACGAGCGCTGGCTCAGATGTTGGGGTTCAGATtatccacaaaacactaaatTTAGGTTATTTATGCAAGAACTGCACAAAGATACGGTTGTTTCACACGTGCAACTTTCTTTATTGTGCAATCTGTACTGTTTTGTTATCTTTGACTGTGGCACCAGGGAATAAGCAACGTTGTGCTTTGTATCCACAGACGATACTTTggcttcttcttcctgttgtgACTATTCCTCCGTTAAGTCGACAGCGAGCTGGAGAAACAGTCAGCATTTCTCTGTGTCCCAGTTTACCCGGTTGTCCTGTGACCTGAGGACAGGTGTGGTTTGGTTTAAAACAACATCAGTATTTAACAGatggacacacgcacacacacacactgtttcatgTTCTCTGTATTTGCAGCAGCTGAAAGCAGCGTCTGAGAAAAGTAGGGCACTCAAATGATCCAGTGAAATGTACGTTAATGAGATGATGTTACGGTCAGTAACTCGTTAAGACGGCGCCGCCCACCAAGTCTGTGAAACAGTCAGAGTGAGTCTTCACATGGAGAATCTACAGTcacgctgctgtgtgtgtttttaccttcGCCGAGGAgatttcctttgtgtgtttatttgtctgttttcatcaacattaaaataaaacccacagGACGAATTCccgtgaaacttggtggaaggatgcagcaGGAAAAGATCAGGAAACAACCCATTTAAATTTAGAGAGGACCCAAATAAATGGGCGGATCCAAGACTAATATTTTCCTTTCGCtgcagcatttcccacagaattcagTGCACGTGCACGAAcgtccctctcacacacacacacacggcagatCCCGAGCGACAGACACTTTCTCATGTGAGAGAAGGAACTGTACTGATGCCACTTGCAGGTTgtcacacaactgcagctgaagctATGAGGTCAAGACAGGAAAGACTTTAGGGACGATTGTGCTGCACCAAGTTAAACTGTGCAGCGTCTGAGCTACACACAAAGTTAGCAGTTGAATCTATTCATTAATTGTGAGATAGAAAGATGTGTAACATTTTTGTGGATCTTCACATGTCCGCCCTGACGCTGTGGTCAGACACGCTGTGGTCAGACATGTTGTAAGTGAAGCGTGTGATCGTTCCTCGGTACTCACTCTCTGCAGTCGCCTGAAACTCGCTCGGGGATGGAGTAGCGACAGTCCAGGATCATGACCAGAGTCTCGCTGTCGTTGGTTTCCTGAAAGGGAGGAACTCCACACACCAACATGTACAGGATCACCCCCAGAGACCAGAtatctggaacacacacacacacacagacacacacgcacagagagacacaaaaattAGCCTTAAATAGCAAATCATCTCAGGCCTTAAAATAGCCGAGCACCATCCCTCTGCACTCTGATCTTATTTGGAATTCTGTGAGCTTCATCGTTCATGACGGACATTCAAAAATATTCTGCCCTTTTTAAATTTGACTCTAAAAACAACCAGAGGTTATTTTCTGAAGCGGCCGAGAGATGAGGGTGAAAATGTTGGATTCTGTCCAACAAATCTACATCAAGGGATCAGCTGCGGATCGAGGTCAAAATGACGGCGTTATTAAGGGAAATAAATTCTCCTGGCGCCTGGACAGAGAGGTCAGGGGTCGGGGAGGGAGTGGTCTCCTCGCCGAGGCCTCGAGGTCACGTTAGATTAGTCCTCAGTGAACTGGGAGGAAAAATTAAATAGGAAATGTGCAGGAGTAACAGATGGATGTCCGGTTTTACAAGTTTAAAGTGTGAGGGCTAAAGCTGCAGACGACCGGGCTTAGTgcacgcacgcatacacacagGCATGCTGACAGTGTGTTCTTTTCCTGTCTCCTCCCTTTCCTTCCCCTCCACCCTCACTCCTCTGTCTTGTACTCGGACGCAGCGAGAGGGGTAACCATGTGAGAACAGCCTGAACCAggcgaggacacacacacacacacacgcacgcacgcacacgcacacacaccaacacacacacggaggaaaGGGAGCTGAGGGCCGTGACAAACAGAGGCCTTGTTGTGTTGCCGTTCTATTCTGAGAACgatctttcttttcctttttacgTTGTCTCCTTGTGTTTCACCCAAACACTGGAGACCAGAACACTGCTCGCTGTGTGTCGCATTGTGTGTCAACGCTGACGTAAAACAACCAGAAAAAGAACAGATATCACATAAAGAAACGCTGCCTCTGCTGAGATCTCGTCTGTTTCAGGAGGCAGTGAAAGACGGAGGCCCTGCGGCTCGAAACACAACAAGATTTCATATCGGCTGTTgagtttttgtgaaatattgtcGGTCGACAGCAGACGCGGGTTTGTCAAACGCCTGATGTGTCAATAAAGTTCTTCAGACCTCTCAGACCCGCGTCCATCTGGAGATTCTCACACGTACCGGCCCCATGTGTGATGAACATTCAGCTCCTGTCCCACATCACACTCATGATGGTCCAAACAACGGCCCTCAGTTCTCGCCATACAATGGAAAATTCACGTGCACGCTCTCGGGGCGCGCTCGTCTCCGTCCGGAGGAGCGTTATGCAACAGGGAGGAGAAGCCGCTGACGACGGGGAGAGAGCTTCTCTCTGCTCGCTGGGGAATATCACACATTCTCACCACACTGCAGTGCTTAGAgtgcacacaacacaacacaacacaacacaacacacacacctaattcATACTCTGACCCTTCAAAAGAGTCTAGATGCATATGAGCTAAATCTAAAATTGCAAAGACATTCAACTGTAAAAGTTTGGAGATATGAAAGTTCAGAGTTTAGAAGAAGggcgggtgggggggtggtTCTGGGTCTGGGGGCCACCTGTGGCCCTCGTTTAGGCTCCGCCTCCTGTGAAGTCCACATTTC comes from the Hippoglossus stenolepis isolate QCI-W04-F060 chromosome 5, HSTE1.2, whole genome shotgun sequence genome and includes:
- the snrkb gene encoding SNF related kinase b isoform X1; its protein translation is MDSSGEVAAGQDGHLDLRSSPGRSDLSGLYHLGRTLGRGHFAVVKLARHFNTGQLVAVKMIDKTKLDVMATSHLLQEVRCMRLVQHPNVVRLYEVIDTPTTLYLIMELAEGGDLYDYILRHEAGVAEGTAKRHFAQIVRAVAYCHQLHVVHRDLKPENVVFFPQQGAVKLTDFGFSNLFQPGTMLATSCGSLAYSAPEILLGEEYDAPAVDIWSLGVILYMLVCGVPPFQETNDSETLVMILDCRYSIPERVSGDCRDLISRMLQKDPCRRASLEEIQAHDWLQGLDNVLLSPEAPPHWLSGALSLSSPRSGVPECGDLLAARPPPQQAFPGPWQPSLTLTLRPPPAEEPPVTKNLPALQQICEEEEEEEEEEEEEEEEGERLASLLMTEPVTEAEQMLDDADHVMGEEESGSSAETIEEEEEEKADVKMEIERKDSGCVISDQPVSHGDKSVSETPEGPSWSLPGLVVPCCQGQPDSTAEDGEEEAEPNNNTNKPPPSVPASSASLDCKEASKAAREGEEKTEDGARDDLLTDRSQPHNALGEAAPRVEQGKRHSLKLRERLFQFPLCEKALALNMPAHNKPKILPLAQYNCCHVL
- the snrkb gene encoding SNF related kinase b isoform X2 → MRLVQHPNVVRLYEVIDTPTTLYLIMELAEGGDLYDYILRHEAGVAEGTAKRHFAQIVRAVAYCHQLHVVHRDLKPENVVFFPQQGAVKLTDFGFSNLFQPGTMLATSCGSLAYSAPEILLGEEYDAPAVDIWSLGVILYMLVCGVPPFQETNDSETLVMILDCRYSIPERVSGDCRDLISRMLQKDPCRRASLEEIQAHDWLQGLDNVLLSPEAPPHWLSGALSLSSPRSGVPECGDLLAARPPPQQAFPGPWQPSLTLTLRPPPAEEPPVTKNLPALQQICEEEEEEEEEEEEEEEEGERLASLLMTEPVTEAEQMLDDADHVMGEEESGSSAETIEEEEEEKADVKMEIERKDSGCVISDQPVSHGDKSVSETPEGPSWSLPGLVVPCCQGQPDSTAEDGEEEAEPNNNTNKPPPSVPASSASLDCKEASKAAREGEEKTEDGARDDLLTDRSQPHNALGEAAPRVEQGKRHSLKLRERLFQFPLCEKALALNMPAHNKPKILPLAQYNCCHVL